The following is a genomic window from Niabella soli DSM 19437.
GTGTACCCTTTATTAAAATGAAGGCCAATTGGCTATCAATTATGCTTAACGCTTAATGCTACAGGCGCAATGCTTACTTACATATAGCCTGTCAACTTTATAACGCTCAGCAAAAATTTAAAGAACTTTCTATTTTTTTGTTACCAACTGTTGTACTACTAGCAGCGGTCTTGCGTCGCACACTTCATCGTCCGGTAACACTGTTCAACAGTTTATAGCCATAAACCATGAGCCATTCACTATGAACCATTCTTATACTCTTCTCTTCTTGGGAGGACGGCAGCCATTGTGCGGCAAAGGCGTAACGTCTTTGATCATCACAATTTCAATACCAGACTGAGACAGTGAGCGGATCGCTCCTTCTCTTCCGGCGCCGGGTCCCTTTACGTATACGTCTACTCTTTTCAAACCCGCGTCCAGCGCTACTTTAGCAGCATCAGCAGATGCCATCTGAGCGGCATACGGCGTGTTCTTTTTAGAACCGCGGAAGCCCATTTTACCGGCACTGCTCCAGGAAATTACCTGGCCGGTTTTGTTGGTAAGACTGATAATAATGTTGTTGAAGGTGGCAGAAATGTGTGCATCGCCATAAGCGTCCACTTTCACCACTCTTTTCTTTGCAGCGGCTTTTCCGCTGTTTTGTGCTTTTGCCATAATTGAAAAACTGAGGTATTCCTGTTTAAAAAAATAATCCGCCCTGGGGCAAATCCCGGTTTAATCCTCCACGTTGCACCGCCGTATCCGTAATTAAACCAGTTGTTATGGTGCATATAATAAAAGTGATCAGCCGTCAGACATCAGTTATCAGTAAATACTGATAACTAACAACTGAAAGCTGATGACTTAATTACTTCTTAGCTGCCTTTTTCTT
Proteins encoded in this region:
- the rpsK gene encoding 30S ribosomal protein S11 encodes the protein MAKAQNSGKAAAKKRVVKVDAYGDAHISATFNNIIISLTNKTGQVISWSSAGKMGFRGSKKNTPYAAQMASADAAKVALDAGLKRVDVYVKGPGAGREGAIRSLSQSGIEIVMIKDVTPLPHNGCRPPKKRRV